CCATTTGGTAGTAATGACAGTTTCCAGAAGGTATGATTCTCTTCCATATATTTGGTCTCTCCCAACCATATTGGTTGATAAATCTGATTGTAAAGGCTTTTCTTTGCCATAATTTTAGGATGGAGATCATCTTCGTCTTCGTAGTCCATATGAAAGTCCCCCAAAAAATGGCCTTGATAAGGCATTTTCAGATGTAATATTATATGCTGTTCCGCCGCAGGGATTTTTTCCCCCAGATTCTGCTAGTGCTTCAGTACATTCTTTGTCATCTGGTGGCTCGGATAGTGTGCATGGTCATATGAAGCCAACAGCAGTGGATGCCTTCAGAGTCAGCTTATCTAGTGCTGTTAGCTCATCAAGCCAAGGTTCTGGTCATGACGAAGGTGATGCTCTGGGAGATGTATTCATATGGGGTGAATGGACAGGGGATGGTGTCCTAGGAGGTGGAGCTCATAGAGTTGGAAGTGGTTTTGGTCTAAAAATGGATTCTTTGTTGCCTAAAGCTTTAGAGTCTACTGTTGTTCTTGATATTCAGAATATTGCATGTGGTGGACGACATGCAGCCTTAGTTACCAAGCAAGGAGAGGTTTTCTCTTGGGGGGAGGAATCAGGAGGCCGACTTGGGCATGGTGTAGACTGTGATGTTCTGCATCCTAAACTTGTGGATGCTCTCAGCAGTATAAACATTGAACTTGTAGCTTGTGGTGAGTACCATACATGTGCTGTGACACTCTCTGGTGATTTGTATACATGGGGTGATGGTACATATAACTTTGGTCTTCTTGGACATGGAAATGAAGTAAGTCACTGGGTCCCGAAAAGGGTGAATGGGCCTTTAGAAGGCATACATGTCTCGTCAATTTCATGTGGACCATGGCATACAGCAGTTGTGACCTCTTCTGGGCAATTGTTTACTTTTGGTGATGGCACTTTTGGCGTTTTGGGTCATGGAGACCGGAAAAGTGTTTCAATGCCAAGGGAAGTGGAATCTCTCAAGGGTCTCCGTACTGTGCGAGCAGCCTGTGGTGTTTGGCATACTGCTGCAGTTGTAGAAGTCATGGTTGGGAATTCAAGTTCTAGCAACTGTTCCTCTGGGAAGCTGTTCACATGGGGAGATGGAGATAAAGGTAGACTTGGGCATGGTGACAAGGAAGCAAAATTGGTTCCTACATGTGTTGCTGCTCTTGTTGAACCCAATTTTTGCCAAGTTGCATGCGGGCATAGCATGACAGTTGCGCTTACAACCTCGGGCCATGTTTACACAATGGGGAGTCCAGTTTATGGGCAACTAGGGAACCCCCATGCTGATGGAAAGCTCCCCAACCGTGTCGATGGAAGGCTTTCCAAGAGTTTTGTTGAGGAGATTGCTTGTGGAGCTTATCATGTTGCAGTTTTAACTTCAAAAACTGAAGTCTATACTTGGGGAAAGGGAGCAAATGGACGATTAGGACATGGAGACACTGATGATAGAAATTTTCCATCATTGGTAGAAGCCCTGAAGGACAAACAAGTAAAAAGTATTGCATGTGGCACTAATTTTACTGCAGCTATCTGCCTTCATAAGTGGGTttctggaattgatcaatccaTGTGTTCTGGTTGCCGCCTTCCATTTAATTTCAAAAGGAAACGACACAATTGTTATAACTGTGGACTAGTTTTTTGTCATTCATGCAGCAGCAAAAAGACTCTGAAGGCTTCAATGGCTCCAAATCCCAACAAACCTTATCGTGTCTGTGATAATTGCTTTAATAAACTGAGGAAAACCATTGAAACCGATGCttcgtctcactcttctataaGCAGGAGAGGTAGTATCAATCATGGGTCTAATGAGTTCACTGATAAAGATGAGAAGTTGGACTTTAGATCTCGTGCACAGCTCGCTAGGTTTTCATCAATGGAGTCCTTGAAGCAAGCAGATAGTCGGTCCAAGAGAAACAAGAAACTGGAGTTCAACAGTAGCCGCGTTTCTCCTGTACCTAATGGAGGTTCTCAATGGGGAGCACTTAATATTTCTAAGTCTTTTAATCCCATGTTTAATTCATCCAAAAAGTTCTTCTCTGCTTCTGTTCCTGGATCACGAATTGTTTCTCGAGCAACATCCCCAATATCAAGACGACCTAGCCCACCTCGCTCGACTACACCAACACCAACCTTGGGCGGACTAACCTCACCAAAAATCATTGTAGATGATGCTAAAAGAACAAACGAGAGCCTCAACCAAGAGGTTATTAAGTTGAGAGCACAGGTTACTTTTTTTTCCCTTCCTTAAGTCAGCTATTATTTAAGCTTTTTCCCTTTTCTGATGCCAACCTCTGATCCATCATGTGGGCATGGAAGAATAGAGGCACCGGCGAAGTAAGTTGCACTTATTAAATATGTTAAATAGACTAAATCTAAAGGGCATGGAAGAATTCTTATATTCATAtgattcaaaatcaatttaAATGGCTGGAGTTTAATTGTCCTTTCACCATTATATTTCCCTTCCCTCCTGCTGTCCATACAAAATGAAGATAATTCTCTCCCTTCTCCGTATCTACTTTTTAATTCCCAAATATAACAAACTAAAACATTCTTTTTCCGCTCCACCTCCCTTGTTGGCATGCATATACATAAAATTCTGATGcattaatttcaaatttcgTTTGAATATCATTCCCATGTCTTGCTTTACATAATGTTAAGAGTCAAAGCTTATGTGGTTAGCATGCTCTGCTATCTATGGTTTATGGATCTAATTTCATGAGCTGCTGCTAAAATCAAGCCATGTCATATATTATTGCAGTTGCAAAGTTTCTGCTTGATTTGGATGTTTATGAAAGCAGTACTACTTGGAAATGTATTTCAAATAGACATTAAATTGAAATTGGAACATTGAGTCAGTTTGAACTATTTCAGCTGAAATATGTCAGTTTCGAGACATGATTTTGAGTGTAGAATACGAAAAATCAAATAAAGCAATTTGCCATCGACAGCCTCAGTTTTTTTAACGCTCTAGGAAGCATATTTATCATGACTCATTCTTAGGCAGTCTGCGTTATCTCTGTTGTTCAGGTGGAAACTCTTACTCGCAAAGCCCAGCTTCACGAAGCTGAGCTGGAAAGGACAACTAAACAGCTAAAAGAAGCAATTGCAATTGCAGGAGAAGAGACTGCAAAATGCAAAGCAGCCAAGGAAGTCATCAAGTCGCTGACTGCCCAAGTAAGTTACATTTTATGTTCACTGAAGGATAATGCTAATGCATAGCGTTGATGTGTTGGCTAATGTTTTATTTGATCCATAATTTTTCTATTAGAACAACAATAGAtcagtatattattattttcacgaaatggataaaattactaCCAAGTTttcaatttaggtttaatattgacaaaattaacaaattggaataaattttcaaaaagatataaaaacaTATTGgaataaaaatgcaaatttgCATTAAGGTACCAAACTATCATTTGTATTATATTTTTCCATGCATTTGTATTTGTACATTAGCAATATAAAtcaaatgctttttttttttaatttggaattTTCCTATTATGGGGTGCTACTGTTTTGATGTTATATCATGCACATCAAATGTTCTTGTGAGTTGTGCATATCCTGTATCTCTATGTGAATACGTTTGCAAATAAATCAATAGTACAAACACTTAAAGTTCAGAGCTTAAAAGTATGCTTTTGCAGATTATTACTACTATCATCTTTGGCTATATTTATCTTTTGGTTTTCCTTTTCCTACTTTGCCTCACTTTTCTCTCTCCCTCTTTTTTTGGCTTGTGTGTGTGTGCACGCGCGTGTGTGGCGTATAGTAGGCTCGTGCCTACCAGAGATTGGTTGATGACATGGATTTGTGAATATCATTCAAATACCAAAGCTTGTGGACAattgaagaaaaatatataaataataggcttaatacattagtagcctcctgaacttagcCAAAAAAGTTGATTGCGCCCCTCAACTTACAAAGTGTCTTgttagctctctgaacttgcttaaagtgacatgGTTAACTCTTTAAGTTTATGTAGCAGAACAAGATTGGATTTGGagaaattgaaatgtatatcactttttgtaagttcaaggggctaatagatcactttaagcaagttcaggggccaatAAGTCAGTTTAAACGACCAATATGTcagtttaagcaagttcaggggttaATGAGACAATTTGTAAGTTCAGGGGGGCAATCAACTTTTTTGACCAAGTTCAGGGGGCtcctaatgtattaagcctaaataaTATGTTAGATGGCCATGAAAATGGTCCAGTGTTAGTTGTATTTGTAGGCCTTTGCTTTCGAGAGCTCAAGTAAAGTGACACTTCTAAACCCACAAACAGCTGTTGGAATGTGAACTTAAATTTATCTGCACATTTTGGAAACTTCTAAACAGAATTTAAAATCCATGTTCTGCATATTAATTCTGCACTTTGCATTAATATGAACATTCTAATGGATCTTCATACTGATGATGGATTTTGTTTATGCTGAATAGTTGAAAGACATGGCTGAAAGGTTGCCAGTAGGAGCAGCACGGAATGTAAAATCATCTCCCTTTACTTTGTTCGGCTTGACTGCTTCCCACGATGTTTCTAATGTTTCGATTGACCATACGAATGGTCAAATAGCATCCCAAGAATTAGACACAAATGGATTAAACAGCCAGTTGCTATCTAGTGTCCATAGCATTACCAGTCTCCGTAATGCTAGTCACACCAAACAAGGCCAATTGGAAGTAACAGCTAGAAACGGAATCAGAACAAAAGATAGTGAATCACACCATGAAGCTGAATGGGTTGAGCAAGATGAGCCTGGAGTATATATTACTCTTACGTCCCTTCCAGGCGGTGTCAAGGATCTTAAACGAGTACGCTTCAGGTATGTAATCTTAAACTATTCAGTAGTTTGAATCAATCTAAATTTCTGTACTGATCTAGATTATGTCTTTGAATTTAACATGGATCTATTTTGTGCATCTCTGCATTCGTCTAAAGCCTCAATCCGAAACTAACTTCAAATGAAAACGAAATATATCTGGTTGAGCAGCTCAAATTATTTGGAGGGATTATGTGGGAAAGCTGATTCCTCCATGTGAAATTTGTACTCTGTCTGTTCCAGATGAGTTAATCCTTATCTATTTGCTTAAAGATCTCTTGATAGAAGGTTTTTATTGCAAGCACCCGGTGCTCGGAGGACCCCATAAGGGAAacaacatgtgtcctttttgggTCCTTGATGGAAGTTATTATGGTATAGTAACtgaaatgggtaaattacattcatgacCTCTAAACTACAACGGTACTAACATTATTGGTCCCTGAACTCGGTTTCTTGTCATTAAAAACCTTGAACTTacattaatttaatattaaactCCAAATCAACAAAAACCCATTAAAATTTAAGAAACGATGAGGGTAAAATAGATATTTGACCATGATTTTTGGTGTCATGGATAGAAAAAGAGTGAATAATGTAGTCAAGCTTGTCAAAATCAACAAtttgttaaattattttatGGATTTTTGTTGATAGATtctaattttataataatgccAATCTTAAggatttttatttacaaaaaaatgAAGTTTAGGGGTTATAATATTAGTAGCTCTATAGTTTAGAGGTCATCGATGTATTTTTCCTTAATTGAAATTAGTTATGAACTTGGTCAGAGTGACGATTTCTGATATAGTAACGTGATTCGCAAAAACAATTCGATTGACACAGCactattatcatttttcttgcaTATTTATAGGATATATGGAACATATAGATAACGATTTATGATATAGTAACATGATTCGCAGAAACAAATAACTATTGAAATTAGTTATGAACTTGGTCAGAGTGACGATGTCTGATATAGTAACATGATTCGGAGAAACAATTCGATTGACACATAGATAACGATTTATGGGATATATGGAACATATAGATAACAATTTATGATATATGGAGCACATAGATAACGATTTTGACACAATACCACGAAATTATCACTTTACAAATAACTATTGTTGAATGTATGCGTGAATGCAGTCGAAAGCGGTTCAGCGAGAAGCAAGCAGAGCAATGGTGGGCAGAGAATAGGGCAAGAGTATACGAACAATACAATGTCCGCTCTATCGACAAGTCAAGTGTTGGAAGTGAAGATTTGACTCACTAGCCAAATAATATTCAAGTGTAGATGAaacgttctttctttcttctttttaatttttcaggtCCCCATATGATCATATCTAGCAATTGGGTTTGGTATACTGATATTGATTTGTTTGATTTGAAAGAAGGTGAGTTCAAAAAATAGAGCTAGCTAAATAGGAGAGTGAAATGGAGGGGTTTTGTTttgattgtgtttttttttttttttactggttttcataatttttttaccCTATATGGAGGGGGTGTGTGGGTTTGAGGGTGAGAAATGTAAATCCTTAGTAGGTTAGGGTTGGGGTTACTGACTCATGGTAAAATGTAAAttcattacatttttttttctccttttgGTTTATAATGCTTGTTTAAATCAGCTGTCTTTGTACATCAATAGTTGCTATTTGATTACAAGATTGTGAATGAGAAGTAAGTGTTAAAGCAGCATACTTTAGTT
The sequence above is drawn from the Euphorbia lathyris chromosome 6, ddEupLath1.1, whole genome shotgun sequence genome and encodes:
- the LOC136232232 gene encoding PH, RCC1 and FYVE domains-containing protein 1-like isoform X1 yields the protein MSRTDRMTSDLSRTGPVERDIEQAITALKKGAYLLKYGRRGKPKFCPFRLSNDESVLIWFSGKEEKHLRLSHVSRIVSGQRTPIFQRHPRPEKEYQSFSLIYNERSLDLICKDKDEAEVWFSGLKALISRSHHRKWRAESRSDGISSEANSPRTYTRRSSPLSSPFGSNDSFQKDGDHLRLRSPYESPPKNGLDKAFSDVILYAVPPQGFFPPDSASASVHSLSSGGSDSVHGHMKPTAVDAFRVSLSSAVSSSSQGSGHDEGDALGDVFIWGEWTGDGVLGGGAHRVGSGFGLKMDSLLPKALESTVVLDIQNIACGGRHAALVTKQGEVFSWGEESGGRLGHGVDCDVLHPKLVDALSSINIELVACGEYHTCAVTLSGDLYTWGDGTYNFGLLGHGNEVSHWVPKRVNGPLEGIHVSSISCGPWHTAVVTSSGQLFTFGDGTFGVLGHGDRKSVSMPREVESLKGLRTVRAACGVWHTAAVVEVMVGNSSSSNCSSGKLFTWGDGDKGRLGHGDKEAKLVPTCVAALVEPNFCQVACGHSMTVALTTSGHVYTMGSPVYGQLGNPHADGKLPNRVDGRLSKSFVEEIACGAYHVAVLTSKTEVYTWGKGANGRLGHGDTDDRNFPSLVEALKDKQVKSIACGTNFTAAICLHKWVSGIDQSMCSGCRLPFNFKRKRHNCYNCGLVFCHSCSSKKTLKASMAPNPNKPYRVCDNCFNKLRKTIETDASSHSSISRRGSINHGSNEFTDKDEKLDFRSRAQLARFSSMESLKQADSRSKRNKKLEFNSSRVSPVPNGGSQWGALNISKSFNPMFNSSKKFFSASVPGSRIVSRATSPISRRPSPPRSTTPTPTLGGLTSPKIIVDDAKRTNESLNQEVIKLRAQVETLTRKAQLHEAELERTTKQLKEAIAIAGEETAKCKAAKEVIKSLTAQLKDMAERLPVGAARNVKSSPFTLFGLTASHDVSNVSIDHTNGQIASQELDTNGLNSQLLSSVHSITSLRNASHTKQGQLEVTARNGIRTKDSESHHEAEWVEQDEPGVYITLTSLPGGVKDLKRVRFSRKRFSEKQAEQWWAENRARVYEQYNVRSIDKSSVGSEDLTH
- the LOC136232232 gene encoding PH, RCC1 and FYVE domains-containing protein 1-like isoform X3, with amino-acid sequence MSRTDRMTSDLSRTGPVERDIEQAITALKKGAYLLKYGRRGKPKFCPFRLSNDESVLIWFSGKEEKHLRLSHVSRIVSGQRTPIFQRHPRPEKEYQSFSLIYNERSLDLICKDKDEAEVWFSGLKALISRSHHRKWRAESRSDGISSEANSPRTYTRRSSPLSSPFGSNDSFQKGFFPPDSASASVHSLSSGGSDSVHGHMKPTAVDAFRVSLSSAVSSSSQGSGHDEGDALGDVFIWGEWTGDGVLGGGAHRVGSGFGLKMDSLLPKALESTVVLDIQNIACGGRHAALVTKQGEVFSWGEESGGRLGHGVDCDVLHPKLVDALSSINIELVACGEYHTCAVTLSGDLYTWGDGTYNFGLLGHGNEVSHWVPKRVNGPLEGIHVSSISCGPWHTAVVTSSGQLFTFGDGTFGVLGHGDRKSVSMPREVESLKGLRTVRAACGVWHTAAVVEVMVGNSSSSNCSSGKLFTWGDGDKGRLGHGDKEAKLVPTCVAALVEPNFCQVACGHSMTVALTTSGHVYTMGSPVYGQLGNPHADGKLPNRVDGRLSKSFVEEIACGAYHVAVLTSKTEVYTWGKGANGRLGHGDTDDRNFPSLVEALKDKQVKSIACGTNFTAAICLHKWVSGIDQSMCSGCRLPFNFKRKRHNCYNCGLVFCHSCSSKKTLKASMAPNPNKPYRVCDNCFNKLRKTIETDASSHSSISRRGSINHGSNEFTDKDEKLDFRSRAQLARFSSMESLKQADSRSKRNKKLEFNSSRVSPVPNGGSQWGALNISKSFNPMFNSSKKFFSASVPGSRIVSRATSPISRRPSPPRSTTPTPTLGGLTSPKIIVDDAKRTNESLNQEVIKLRAQVETLTRKAQLHEAELERTTKQLKEAIAIAGEETAKCKAAKEVIKSLTAQLKDMAERLPVGAARNVKSSPFTLFGLTASHDVSNVSIDHTNGQIASQELDTNGLNSQLLSSVHSITSLRNASHTKQGQLEVTARNGIRTKDSESHHEAEWVEQDEPGVYITLTSLPGGVKDLKRVRFSRKRFSEKQAEQWWAENRARVYEQYNVRSIDKSSVGSEDLTH
- the LOC136232232 gene encoding PH, RCC1 and FYVE domains-containing protein 1-like isoform X2, yielding MLFYCGHHCSKEGGLLAQVWEKGEAQVLSFPSIKWKEEKHLRLSHVSRIVSGQRTPIFQRHPRPEKEYQSFSLIYNERSLDLICKDKDEAEVWFSGLKALISRSHHRKWRAESRSDGISSEANSPRTYTRRSSPLSSPFGSNDSFQKDGDHLRLRSPYESPPKNGLDKAFSDVILYAVPPQGFFPPDSASASVHSLSSGGSDSVHGHMKPTAVDAFRVSLSSAVSSSSQGSGHDEGDALGDVFIWGEWTGDGVLGGGAHRVGSGFGLKMDSLLPKALESTVVLDIQNIACGGRHAALVTKQGEVFSWGEESGGRLGHGVDCDVLHPKLVDALSSINIELVACGEYHTCAVTLSGDLYTWGDGTYNFGLLGHGNEVSHWVPKRVNGPLEGIHVSSISCGPWHTAVVTSSGQLFTFGDGTFGVLGHGDRKSVSMPREVESLKGLRTVRAACGVWHTAAVVEVMVGNSSSSNCSSGKLFTWGDGDKGRLGHGDKEAKLVPTCVAALVEPNFCQVACGHSMTVALTTSGHVYTMGSPVYGQLGNPHADGKLPNRVDGRLSKSFVEEIACGAYHVAVLTSKTEVYTWGKGANGRLGHGDTDDRNFPSLVEALKDKQVKSIACGTNFTAAICLHKWVSGIDQSMCSGCRLPFNFKRKRHNCYNCGLVFCHSCSSKKTLKASMAPNPNKPYRVCDNCFNKLRKTIETDASSHSSISRRGSINHGSNEFTDKDEKLDFRSRAQLARFSSMESLKQADSRSKRNKKLEFNSSRVSPVPNGGSQWGALNISKSFNPMFNSSKKFFSASVPGSRIVSRATSPISRRPSPPRSTTPTPTLGGLTSPKIIVDDAKRTNESLNQEVIKLRAQVETLTRKAQLHEAELERTTKQLKEAIAIAGEETAKCKAAKEVIKSLTAQLKDMAERLPVGAARNVKSSPFTLFGLTASHDVSNVSIDHTNGQIASQELDTNGLNSQLLSSVHSITSLRNASHTKQGQLEVTARNGIRTKDSESHHEAEWVEQDEPGVYITLTSLPGGVKDLKRVRFSRKRFSEKQAEQWWAENRARVYEQYNVRSIDKSSVGSEDLTH